The stretch of DNA TCGGCGACGATCCGGCCGTCGGCGAGCATCAGGATCCGGTCCGCCAGCTTCTCCGCCTCGTCCAGGTCGTGCGTGGTGAGCAGGATCGTGGTGTCCTCCTCATCGGCCAGCGCGTGCACCAGGTCGTGGAAGTCCCGGCGGGCCTGCGGGTCGAAGCCGGCGGTGGGCTCGTCCAGGAAGAGCAGTTCGGGCCGGCCGACGATGCCGACCGCGACGTCCACCCGGCGGCGCTGGCCGCCGGAGAGCGAGCCGAGCTTGGCCCCGGCGTGCTCGGTCAGGCCGACCAGTTCCAGCAGCTCGTCCACGTCGCGCGGGCGCGGGCGCTCCGGCGACGAGTAGGGCGCGTAGTGCCCGGCGAACAGCTCCAGCAGGTCGCGCACCCGCCACTTGGAGTGGTCCCGCCAGGACTGCAGCACGACGCCGATCCGGGCGCGCCACGCCTCGCCGCCGCTGATCGGGTCGGCGCCCAGCACCCGGACCTCCCCGGCGGAGCGGGCCCGGAAGCCCTCCAGGATCTCGATGATGGTGGTCTTGCCGGCGCCGTTCGGCCCGAGCAGGGTGAGCACCTCGCCCCGGTCGATCCGGAAGTCGACGCCGTTGAGCACGTCCTTGCTGCCGTAGCGCATGCGCAGGCCGCTCACCTCGACGACCGCCGGCCCGTCCGGGCCGCGGACGGCCGGCGTGCCACCCGCTTCCTCTCCGATTACCGCCATACGACGACGACCTTTCATAGAATCACTGCCTTCGTTGATAGTAGTTGTACTACATTTCGCCGCATGACGACCACCGGTGCAGGCGGCCGGATCCGGACCGGGCCGGCTCAGCCGGTGAGCGCCCGCCCCAGCGCGGCGCCGATCGAGGCCGCGCCCAGCCCCGCCGCGATGGAGGCCGCGGCGTTGGCGAAGGCGAGGAACCGGGCCCCGGTGCGCAGCAGCGCGAACGTCTCGTAGCCGAAGGTGGAGTAGGTGGACAGCGCGCCGAGCAGCCCGGTGGCGGCGAACGCGAACGCCCACCCGGGCAGCGCCGCCTGCACCGCGGCTCCGAGCAGCAGGCAGGCGGTGGCGTTCGCGGCGTGCGTCCCCCAGGGGAACGCCGAGTCGTGCCGGGCCTGGACATACCGGTCGACCAGGTAGCGCAGCGGCGCCCCGATCGCCGCGCCCAGCGCCACCATGAGGGCGGTCACCGGCCGCCCCCGTTCCCGGCCCGGCCGAGCGCCGCCTCGGCCAGCGCCGTCCCGGCCCAGACCGCGGCCAGCGCGCAGAGCAGGGTGGTGCCCAGGTAGGCCAGCGCGACCGCGGGCCGCCCCGCGTCCAGCAGGCCCTGCACGTCGGCGATGTAGGTGGAAAAGGTGGTGTAGCCGCCCAGCACGCCCACCCCGAGGAACGGGCGGGCCGGCCGGAACCGCGGACCGGCCCGGGCGATCAGCGCCATCAGCACCCCGATCAGCAGGCAGCCGGAGACGTTGACCAGGAACGTCGCCACCGGGAACTCCCCCGGCGCGGTGGGCAGCAGCCCACCCGCCCCGTACCGGGCGGTGCCGCCGATCGCCCCGCCCGCGGCGATCAGCGGGAGGACCACCCAGGGGGCGTCCGGCAGCTCGCGGGCCTGGCGGCGGTCGCGCAGGTCGATGTCGGGGTCGATGCCCCGGGGTTCTGCGGACTCCGAGGGCTCACCGGTGGTCTCCGACAACGCACGCCTCCCATCAGACCGGGGCGCGTCCGCACCCCGTGCCGACAGGGACCGTTGGCGGCGGTTCACCGCGGTTCCCCCGCTCCGTGCGCGGGGCGGCGGGCCCCACCGCCGGATCCCGATGCTACCCGGGGCCGCTATCCGGAACCGACCGAAACCCCGGCGAGGTGCTCCATCACCAGTTCGTTCACCCGGTCGGAGCGCTCCACCCCGGCGAGGTGGGCGGCGCCGCGCAGCAGTTCGAACCGGGCCCCGGGGATGCCCGCGGCCAGCCGGCGGCCGTGCCCCGGCGGCAGCAGCGGGTCGTGCGCGCCGGAGACCACCAGCGCGGGGGCGCGCACCCGGGCGATGTCGGGGAACTGGTCGGTGACGGCGGCCGCCTCGCAGCAGGAGGCGAACCCCGCGGGGTCCAGCCCTTCGAACTCCTCGGCGATCCACTGCACCACGTCCGGCCGCTCCCGGGCGAACCCGGGGGTGAACCAGGGCAGCAGCACCTCCCGGCGGACCCGGGCCATCCCGTCGGCGCGGGCGCGCTCGGCGATCTCCAGCAGGGTGTCCGGGCACGGGACCCGCGCCGCGCCCGCCAGGTAGGCGATCCGGTGCACCCGCTCCGGCCGGTGCACCGCCAGCCAGGTCCCCGGCATCCCGCCGAACCCCGCGGCGACCACCGACACCCGGCCGATCCGGTGCTCGTCCAGCAGCGCCTCCAGGTCGGCGCCGAGTTCGTCGACGGTGGGCGGCCGCTCGCCGAGCGGCGTCGCGCCATGGCCCCGGTGATTGACCCGCAGCACCCGGCAGTACCGGGTCAGCTCGGGGATCTGCGGCTCCCAGACCGACCATTTGGCGCCGAACGGCGGCAGGAGGAGGACGACGGGCCCGCCCTGTGGCCCGTCGAAGCGGTGCTGCAGCGGAACGACGGCCATGCGCCCTCCCGGCGGGACATCCGGCCCGGTCACGACATGATCGCTCAACCTAACACATGGGTGACACGCGCCACTGGCGTATCCGCGCCCCCATCGTCGCAGTTCACCCGGGACGCCCGGCCGACGGAGATGCGTCCCGGATTCCCCGGGCCGAGCACCGCGATCGCGGACCGGAACCGACCTGGTTCGCCCGTAGCCTCTTCGCAGTACCGAACGGCAGGGCGCACCGCCCTCCCCATCCAGCCTGAGGAAAGGCACGGTGGAACACCATGGGCACCGACGACGCCGGCGGCACCGCCCTGAGCGAGCGCGACGAGCTGCTGGAGATCCTGCGCGAGCAGCGCCGGTTCCTCCGGCTGACCGTCCGCGGGCTCGACGACGAGCAGGCCACGACCCGGACCACCGCGAGCGAGCTGACCCTCGCCGGCCTGGTCAAGCACGTCGCGCTGACCGAGCGGGGCTGGATCGACATCATGCTGCAGCGGCCCTCTCAGGGGCCGGAGCGCAACGAGGAGACCTGGGGCGACGACTTCCGCCTGGTCGGCGAGGAGACCCTGGCCGACGTGCTCGCCCTCTACACGGAGGTCGAGCGGGACACCGAGGCCTCCGTGGCCGGGCTGCCCGACATGGACCACACCGCGCCGCTCCCCGAGGCGCCCTGGTTCCCGCCGAACGCGAACTGGTCGGCCCGGCGCATCCTGCTCCACCTCATCCGGGAGACCGCGCAGCACTGCGGGCACGCCGACATCATCCGCGAGTCGCTGGACGGCGCCGGAACCACCGAGGTCATGCTGGACGCGGTCGAGCGGGGCGACCAGGTGAAGAACGCCTGGTAGCGGCGGCCGACAGGCCCCTCCTCTCCGATGCCGTCGAGCGGGCGCGGAGCAGCAGAGGGGCGCGGCGTTCTCCCGCGCCCCGCCCCTCCTCCCTTCGGGGCCTACCCCCACTCCAGGCAGAACGGGTGGCCGGCGGGGTCGGCGTAGACCCGGAAGTTCCGCTCGGAGGCGGAGAGGCGGACCGCGCCCAGCGCGAGGACCTTCCGCTCCGCCTCCTCGACGTCCCCGTCCACCCGGATGTCCAGGTGCACCTGCTGCGGCCGGTGCGGATCCGGCCAGTGCGGCGGCACGTGGTCCGGCGCCAGCTGGAAGCCGATCCGCCCGGTCCGCACGTCCCCGATGTCGACCCAGTCGCCCTCGTCGGCGGTGATCGGCACGCCCAGCACCTCGGAGTAGAACCGGGCCGGCGCCCGCGGGTCGGGGCAGCCGAACACCGCCGAGGACAGCCTGCCGATCATCGCTCCCCCTTCACCGGTCCCTGTGCACGGTCCTCCCCGCGGGGCGCCGCACCGAACCCGGCGGGTCCCCGGCGGTCCCGCCGCGGCCGAGCGCACCGGCGGGATCCCGCCCCGGCCGGATGCGGCCACGCCGCCGCCCCGGGGCGCCCCCAGGTGCCACCTCTCTGAACAGGTTCATCTCATATCTTCAGGTCGAGATACCCGCCGCGGGCCGCCCCGGCTCCCTTGCGTGATGCCCCCTGCCCAGAGGGTATGAATGCGGACGAAGAGAGCATCCTTGAGCAGAGCACCGTCGAGGCACCGCTGCCGGACGGTACGAGGTCCCGCCGGAGACCAGGTCCCCGACGGGACCTGACCGTGGTTCGGGTCCCCCGCCCGAACGCCCCCACCGGTGAAGGGACCAGCCCGCTCCATGGCCAAGCAGGACGATCCGAGAAGGAACCCCGGCGCCCCCTCCGGTGGCCCGACAGGACACGGCGGACTCGCCCGCGCCTGGGGCGGATGGCGGAAATCCTCCTACAGCGGGGAAGGGAGTTCATGCCTGTCGGTGCTCCCCGCCGACGGCGGAATCGCAATCCGCGACTCGAAGAATCCAGAGCAGCGGGCCCTGCACATCCCCTTTCGCTCCTGGCTCGCGTTCATCGCCTCCGCTCGTGAGGAGGGCCGCCGGCCTACCGATGCCTGACGGCCCGACGCCTGCGGCGATGCCTTGGATCCGCGGAGGCCGCCGCTGACGCTCCACCCCTGTGGCAGGGCTGCGGCGGCCGAGGTTCAGTAGAGCACCGTGGGATAGATGTCCCTGCTCTCCCGCAGCCCCTGCGACAGGCTCTCCGTGCCGGGATGGCCCTCCCCGAGCACATCGGCGTAACGGGGCCGCAGCTCCACCAGCCTCGCCCCGGGCTCCTCCCCGTCGAGTTCCGCCTCCCCCGCGACCAGGTTGCGCTCCGCGCACAGGGTGACGGGGTGGTCGGTACCGAGGACTTCACGAGCGAGTTCCGCGGTGCGCCGGTCCGCTTCGCAGGCCGCAGCCGTCTCACCTTGGGCCGCCAGCGCGTTGCCCACCGCGATCCGGGCGACGATGGTGTAGGAGTGGCGCTCACCGAGCCGCCTCTCCAGCCCGGCCAGCGCCTCCTCGCCCAACCGCAGCGCCTTCTCCGTCTGCGCGGCCGCCAGGTAGGCGGTGGACAGGTTGCTCATCAGCGCATAGGTCTGCGGGTGGTCCGCGCCGAAGGATTCGGCGTAGGCCGAGAACGCGCCCTCCCCCTTCTCCAGTGCCTCCCGGGTCCGCCCCGCCTCGTGCAAGGCCACCGACAGCACCGCCGCGGCGCGCCAGGTGTCCAGGGCGTTCTCCCCGTGCTGGGCCACACGCGCCCGGTACACCTCCTGCGCCTGCTCCACGGCCTCCTCGACCAGGCCCGCGCGGTACTGGGCGACGCTGTGCACGCTCCGGGCCCCGAAGTCCTGCCGCGACCCCTCGCCGAACATGCGGGCCGTCAGCTCGACCATGCTCCTCAGCCAGGTCTCCGCCTGCAGGTACCGCCCCGAGGAGAACAGGTCGATGCCGATCGACACCCCGGCGCTCTGCGACCTCGGGTGCCCCTGGCCGAGAACCTGGCCGAACAGCGCATACGCCTCGCGGTCGAGTTCGAGCGCCTCCTCCAACCGGTCCCCGTGGCGCAGGCTCAGCGCGTGCAGCTGGGTGTACCCGATCGCCGTCGGGTCCTCCCTGCCCAGCAGCTGCATGCTGGACCGCCATACCTGCTCGCTCAGCTCGATGGCGCCCTGGTAGTCCCCTTCGATGCGCCTGCCGTCGGCCAGAGCGGAGGTCAGCGCCAGGGTGTCCTCGTGCAGCAGGCCGT from Nocardiopsis composta encodes:
- a CDS encoding ABC transporter ATP-binding protein, whose protein sequence is MAVIGEEAGGTPAVRGPDGPAVVEVSGLRMRYGSKDVLNGVDFRIDRGEVLTLLGPNGAGKTTIIEILEGFRARSAGEVRVLGADPISGGEAWRARIGVVLQSWRDHSKWRVRDLLELFAGHYAPYSSPERPRPRDVDELLELVGLTEHAGAKLGSLSGGQRRRVDVAVGIVGRPELLFLDEPTAGFDPQARRDFHDLVHALADEEDTTILLTTHDLDEAEKLADRILMLADGRIVADGSPEALARELGSDAEVRWRVGGERFVHSTPDGTGFVRGLFEQHGEDVTDLEVRRAGLEEVYMDLVRRYESGGPAAGAEEEAR
- a CDS encoding fluoride efflux transporter FluC, which encodes MTALMVALGAAIGAPLRYLVDRYVQARHDSAFPWGTHAANATACLLLGAAVQAALPGWAFAFAATGLLGALSTYSTFGYETFALLRTGARFLAFANAAASIAAGLGAASIGAALGRALTG
- the crcB gene encoding fluoride efflux transporter CrcB, with amino-acid sequence MSETTGEPSESAEPRGIDPDIDLRDRRQARELPDAPWVVLPLIAAGGAIGGTARYGAGGLLPTAPGEFPVATFLVNVSGCLLIGVLMALIARAGPRFRPARPFLGVGVLGGYTTFSTYIADVQGLLDAGRPAVALAYLGTTLLCALAAVWAGTALAEAALGRAGNGGGR
- a CDS encoding alpha/beta fold hydrolase, giving the protein MAVVPLQHRFDGPQGGPVVLLLPPFGAKWSVWEPQIPELTRYCRVLRVNHRGHGATPLGERPPTVDELGADLEALLDEHRIGRVSVVAAGFGGMPGTWLAVHRPERVHRIAYLAGAARVPCPDTLLEIAERARADGMARVRREVLLPWFTPGFARERPDVVQWIAEEFEGLDPAGFASCCEAAAVTDQFPDIARVRAPALVVSGAHDPLLPPGHGRRLAAGIPGARFELLRGAAHLAGVERSDRVNELVMEHLAGVSVGSG
- a CDS encoding DinB family protein, whose translation is MGTDDAGGTALSERDELLEILREQRRFLRLTVRGLDDEQATTRTTASELTLAGLVKHVALTERGWIDIMLQRPSQGPERNEETWGDDFRLVGEETLADVLALYTEVERDTEASVAGLPDMDHTAPLPEAPWFPPNANWSARRILLHLIRETAQHCGHADIIRESLDGAGTTEVMLDAVERGDQVKNAW
- a CDS encoding VOC family protein, with protein sequence MIGRLSSAVFGCPDPRAPARFYSEVLGVPITADEGDWVDIGDVRTGRIGFQLAPDHVPPHWPDPHRPQQVHLDIRVDGDVEEAERKVLALGAVRLSASERNFRVYADPAGHPFCLEWG
- a CDS encoding DUF397 domain-containing protein; the encoded protein is MAKQDDPRRNPGAPSGGPTGHGGLARAWGGWRKSSYSGEGSSCLSVLPADGGIAIRDSKNPEQRALHIPFRSWLAFIASAREEGRRPTDA